The sequence ATCTCTTCCATTTCCAGAAACGCGCGGTGATGATGTCCGGCGGTAACGACGACGCTTCGCTCGCGCGCCAACTCGACCAGCCGGTCGCTCTCCTCGCGCTCGCGCGTCATCGGAACCTCGATATAAACCGGCTTGCCCGCTTCGATGGCCGCCCGCGCCTGGAAAAAATGAAACGGCGTGGGACTGGCCACGACGACGGCGTCTATATCTTCCCGATGCGCCAAATCCAGGTAGTCCGTCAACGCCGCCGCCCTGTATTTCTCCGCCAATTCCTTCGCTTTGGCGGAATGAGGATCGGCTACGGCGCGGAGTTCCGCTTCTGGAATGCGGGCGATGGATTCCGCATGGGCGGCGCCCATCACCCCCGCGCCGATAACGCCGATTCGCAAGATATCCATTCTTTTTCCATCCCTTCGCAAGGGGAGCTTCCTCGCATCTTGCAGCGATGCGAAATTTCATCCCAGCCTTGAAAGGCTGGGCTATTTTCAAATGCCCCTTTAAAGGGGCAAACGGTCATAGCCCGCCGTTTCAACGGCGGGTACGTGGAGGGATTCCTTTTTCCGCGCGTTTCTTTTTTCTTTCGAGTCTACGCGATGCAAACGTCATTTTGGATCGTCCTATTAAGCGCGTAACGTAAGATAATAATTATTAAACCTGGACAATTTCGCGTTGCTCGAGGGATTGAATTTCCGCTTCCACCACTTGCAGCGCCGCGCAGCCCGCTTCGAAATCCGCCGCTGCGGGAGACGCTTCGCCCCCCGCCAGGCGCTTAAAGAAATAGGCGTCTTGCAGCAGGTAGCCGCCCAGGTTGGTCACGTTGATTCCTTCCACCGGCTTGGTCTTCGGCATATCCGGCAAGACTGGCGTTTCGGGTTCGCCTTCTTTGGGATAGAAGAGAAACGGCTCCGGGCGGGTGCAATCGTAGTCGAGGACGCCCTTTTCGAATAGCGCGACGAAACCCATGCGGAAAGGATATTTCTCGCCTTCGTACCAGGCGCCTTCGGCGTAGACGGCCGGTCCGCCGTCGTAGAAATACTGCGTATGGATTTGCCGCCAGCCCGCGTAATCCTTGACGCCGCTGGCCACCACCGCCTTGGGCTTCCCGGCGAGATAAAGAACCATATCCGTATCGTGCAGATGAAGATCGAGCGCCGCGCCGCCGCTCAATTCCGGATTCAGCAGCCAATTGCCCGCCGACCATCCCGGCTGGGCGCTGGTGCGGACGAATTTCATCGAAGTCAATTTCCCCCAACGCCCATCGGCGCAGGCTTCCTTCAAGCGAACGTATTCCGGCCAGAAACGAAGCACGTGTCCTACTTGATTGACGACGTTGTTCTTCTTCGCTTCGGCGGCGAGTTCCTTGGCCTGGGCCAGCGCTCGGCAAAGGGGCTTCTCCACGAAAAGATGCTTGCCTTGAGCCAACGCCAACATGGCGAGTGGATAATGGGAGGGCGTCGGCGTGCAGATCATGACGGCGTCCACGTCGTCCCGCCGGATCAGGTCTTCCGGAGACGACATGAATTCGCAATTCGCCTGCTTCGCCAATTTTTCCGCCGATTCCACCCGTTCGTCCGCAACGGCGGCGATTTCCGCCGCTCCGCTGACCAGGCAGGCCTGAGTGTGCATATTGCCCATTCCGCCGCAGCCGATGATTCCAATTCGCGCCATGATTTTTCTTCTCCTTTACATTCTTTCCGGAGCGTTCACTTTAAGAAGCCCCAATCCGTTGCGCATCGTTTGCCGTATGGCGAGGACAAGATGAAATCGGCTCCGCGTTCCCGGCTCGTCGTTCTCGTCCAACACGCGCTGCGCTTGATAGTAGGTATGAAACGTTTTCGCCAAATCTTCCAGACAAGCGGGAATCAGTTGCGGCTCGAACCGCTCCGCCGCGTCCATCACTTGCAAAGGATAATAGAATATCTTCAACAATAAAACCCGCTCCCGCTCCCCGCGCAGGGGCGCCGGATCGAAATCGAGTGCGGGAGAAATGGCAACGCCGCGTTCCTTGGCTCTCTCCTCGATGCTGCAAGCGCGGGCGTGCACGTATTGCAGATAATAGACGGGATTGTCCATCGACTGCTTCTTCGCCAAATCCCAATCGAAGACCATCTGCGCCGAATAGCTGCGCTGGGCGAAGAAATAGCGCGTTACGTCCGCGCCCAGTTCGTCCACCATATCCGCCAGGGTCATGAATTGTCCTTCGCGGGTGGAGAGCTTGATCTTCTCCCCGCCCCGCTGGATGCTCACCATCTGGTTGAGAAGATAATGGAGTTTGGACAAGTCATGGCCGAAGATTTGCAAAGCCGCCTTGACTCTCTCGATCTGGCTGTGATGATCGTGTCCCATGACGTTGACGAGCAGATCGCAGCCTCGCCGGTATTTCTCGCAATGATAGGCGATGTCCGGCGTAACGTACGTCGGTTCGCCGTCGCTTTTGACCAACACGCGGTCTTTTTCGTCGCCATGATCGGTGGTGCGCAGCCAGAGGGCGTTGTCTTGCTCGTAAGCGGC comes from Candidatus Omnitrophota bacterium and encodes:
- a CDS encoding Gfo/Idh/MocA family oxidoreductase, which produces MARIGIIGCGGMGNMHTQACLVSGAAEIAAVADERVESAEKLAKQANCEFMSSPEDLIRRDDVDAVMICTPTPSHYPLAMLALAQGKHLFVEKPLCRALAQAKELAAEAKKNNVVNQVGHVLRFWPEYVRLKEACADGRWGKLTSMKFVRTSAQPGWSAGNWLLNPELSGGAALDLHLHDTDMVLYLAGKPKAVVASGVKDYAGWRQIHTQYFYDGGPAVYAEGAWYEGEKYPFRMGFVALFEKGVLDYDCTRPEPFLFYPKEGEPETPVLPDMPKTKPVEGINVTNLGGYLLQDAYFFKRLAGGEASPAAADFEAGCAALQVVEAEIQSLEQREIVQV
- the argS gene encoding arginine--tRNA ligase; this encodes MYFEIVEQLNQILRETAASLAGGVIDPSLLLFTPTKDIAYGDLTTNAAMLLAKPMKKPPREIADEFVKRLSASPIVARAVVAGPGFINLTLSDDVLLGAMKSALTLGAEYGRSMKHQGQRALVEFVSANPTGPLHVGHVRGAVVGDMAAELLQAVGYETEREYYYNDAGVQMQMLGRSVRARYLQLFGRDCPLPENGYKGDYIRYIAAALKTARGGALLEEGNWEPFTEFAASVLMDIIMDDLRRLRVRFDRTFSERSLHTSGAVKQVLDQLLEKGAAYEQDNALWLRTTDHGDEKDRVLVKSDGEPTYVTPDIAYHCEKYRRGCDLLVNVMGHDHHSQIERVKAALQIFGHDLSKLHYLLNQMVSIQRGGEKIKLSTREGQFMTLADMVDELGADVTRYFFAQRSYSAQMVFDWDLAKKQSMDNPVYYLQYVHARACSIEERAKERGVAISPALDFDPAPLRGERERVLLLKIFYYPLQVMDAAERFEPQLIPACLEDLAKTFHTYYQAQRVLDENDEPGTRSRFHLVLAIRQTMRNGLGLLKVNAPERM